A section of the Pedobacter sp. HDW13 genome encodes:
- a CDS encoding CaiB/BaiF CoA-transferase family protein codes for MNRPLEGLLVLEFCQFLAGPSAGLKLADLGARVIKIERPQTGDACRALSIKNLFVDEDSLLFHTINRNKESYTADLKNPQDLEKLKKLIAKADVMTHNFRPGVMEKIGLDYARVQQINPKIIYGMVTGYGNEGPWKNKPGQDLLVQSVSGLTFLSGIDTDGPVPFGLSVSDIMCGNHLVQGIMAALIKRAKTNKSVLVEVSLLESILDVQFEVITTYLNDGGKLPDRSGAKGSAHAYLSAPYGMYETKDGYIAMAMGNLPNICAIINCDITDLYVEAGSAFENRDKLIVRLAETFKQENTSNWVNLLESNGIWCAEVLNYQTATALSTYKNLNIEQQIDLDGGKSIKTTVSPIRLNQRKLFAKKAAPKLGFDTESINREFEIK; via the coding sequence ATGAACAGGCCGTTAGAAGGACTTTTGGTTTTAGAGTTCTGTCAGTTTTTGGCAGGACCATCGGCTGGCTTAAAACTGGCCGACTTAGGCGCACGCGTAATTAAAATCGAGCGACCTCAAACCGGCGATGCCTGTCGCGCTTTATCGATCAAAAATCTGTTTGTGGATGAAGACAGTTTGCTTTTCCATACCATCAACCGCAATAAAGAAAGTTATACCGCAGATTTAAAAAATCCGCAAGATTTAGAAAAACTTAAAAAACTGATTGCCAAAGCGGATGTGATGACGCATAATTTCAGACCGGGAGTAATGGAGAAAATTGGCCTGGATTATGCCCGGGTACAACAAATAAATCCAAAAATTATTTACGGCATGGTTACCGGCTATGGCAATGAGGGGCCGTGGAAAAACAAACCCGGCCAGGATTTATTGGTACAATCGGTTTCTGGTTTAACCTTTTTATCGGGGATAGATACCGATGGCCCCGTTCCATTTGGTTTATCTGTTTCTGATATTATGTGCGGTAATCACCTGGTACAGGGAATCATGGCAGCTTTAATTAAAAGGGCCAAAACCAATAAAAGTGTACTGGTTGAAGTGAGCCTGCTCGAATCGATTTTGGATGTGCAGTTTGAAGTAATTACCACTTACCTGAACGATGGGGGAAAATTACCAGATAGAAGCGGTGCAAAAGGCAGTGCGCATGCCTATTTAAGTGCGCCTTATGGCATGTACGAAACCAAAGACGGTTATATTGCCATGGCCATGGGAAACCTGCCAAATATTTGCGCCATTATCAATTGCGACATAACAGATTTATACGTTGAAGCAGGTTCTGCTTTCGAAAACCGCGATAAATTAATTGTACGGTTGGCCGAAACCTTTAAACAGGAAAATACCAGCAATTGGGTTAACCTGTTAGAAAGTAACGGTATCTGGTGTGCGGAGGTGCTCAATTACCAAACAGCCACTGCTTTAAGTACCTATAAAAATCTGAACATTGAGCAACAGATTGATTTGGACGGAGGAAAAAGTATCAAAACCACGGTAAGCCCGATCCGCCTGAACCAAAGAAAGTTATTTGCCAAAAAAGCTGCGCCAAAACTAGGTTTTGATACGGAAAGTATTAACAGGGAGTTTGAAATAAAATAG
- a CDS encoding ABC transporter substrate-binding protein, with translation MEKTINLKGITWNHSRGLLPMVATAQRFSELHPNVNITWEKRSLQQFADFSIQELAEHFDLLVIDHPWAGFAAKTKSIVPLDFYLSEAYLKDQENNSLGQSYESYTYDDHLWALPIDAATPVAASRPDLLTERGFSLPKSFEDLLALADAGLVAFAGIPIDVLMNFYTLCCSLGEDPCQSDDQVVSIETGVKALQMYRQLASKIDPTNFSRNPIQVYEAMTLSDEIAYCPFAYGYSNYSRNGYARKVLHFYDMISLDGKTNLRSTLGGTGLAISAKCADPEMAARYAEFVGSPACQSTLYFESGGQPAHLAAWKNEEVNRQSQNYFLNTLPALQRAFLRPRYHGSMYFQDHAGDVVRDYLMGKGDEITVLTVLNELYQKSKSLAVS, from the coding sequence GTGGAGAAGACGATTAATTTAAAAGGAATAACCTGGAACCACAGTCGTGGGTTATTGCCCATGGTGGCAACCGCACAGCGTTTTTCAGAATTGCACCCTAACGTGAACATCACCTGGGAAAAGCGGAGCTTGCAACAATTTGCCGATTTCTCTATTCAGGAACTGGCCGAACATTTCGATCTGTTGGTAATTGATCACCCATGGGCTGGCTTTGCGGCCAAAACCAAATCAATTGTTCCTTTAGATTTTTACCTTAGCGAGGCTTATTTAAAAGATCAGGAAAACAATTCGCTGGGGCAATCTTACGAAAGTTATACCTACGATGATCATTTATGGGCTTTACCCATTGATGCTGCTACGCCTGTTGCCGCCAGCCGGCCGGATTTATTAACAGAAAGAGGCTTCTCTTTACCAAAGTCGTTTGAAGATTTACTAGCCCTGGCCGATGCGGGTCTGGTCGCTTTTGCAGGCATCCCAATTGATGTTTTAATGAATTTTTATACCCTTTGCTGCTCTCTGGGCGAAGATCCCTGCCAGAGCGATGATCAGGTAGTATCGATCGAAACCGGAGTAAAAGCATTGCAAATGTATCGCCAACTGGCATCAAAAATAGATCCGACCAACTTTAGCAGAAATCCGATTCAGGTTTATGAAGCCATGACTTTATCCGACGAAATTGCCTATTGTCCCTTTGCCTACGGTTATTCCAATTATTCGAGAAATGGTTATGCGCGCAAAGTGCTGCATTTTTATGATATGATCTCGCTGGATGGAAAAACCAATTTGAGGAGCACACTGGGCGGCACCGGATTGGCTATCTCTGCCAAATGTGCCGATCCCGAAATGGCGGCCAGATATGCTGAGTTTGTTGGTTCACCAGCTTGTCAGTCAACACTATATTTCGAAAGTGGAGGTCAGCCAGCTCATTTGGCAGCCTGGAAAAATGAAGAAGTAAACCGGCAAAGCCAGAATTACTTTTTAAATACCTTACCTGCCTTACAACGTGCATTTCTCCGTCCGCGCTATCATGGTTCGATGTATTTTCAGGATCATGCCGGCGATGTAGTGCGCGATTATTTGATGGGCAAAGGTGATGAAATAACAGTTTTAACTGTTTTGAACGAATTATATCAAAAATCTAAAAGCTTAGCAGTATCATGA
- a CDS encoding CaiB/BaiF CoA-transferase family protein encodes MRPLEDYLVIDFSQFLSGPSASLRLADMGARVIKIERLGVGDICRTLYTSNLIMNGESSVFHAINRNKESFEVDLKSVEDCEMVRELLKKADVMIHNFRPGVMERLGFDYPSVSALNPAIVYGEISGYGTDSEWKNKPGQDLLLQSVTGLTSLTGNADSGPVAMGLSIVDMLAGAHLAQGILACLYRKAIKNEGGFVQVSMMESAYDFQFETITTFMNDGGALPERSKQNNANAYLGAPYGIYQTENGYLALAMGSIPQLGNLLGCEKLEDYVEVSEAFDKRDEIKAILASHLLSQTTEKWLSKLEPADIWCSDVLNWNALMQHDGFKVLNMIQEVQMLDGYKYETTRCPIRIDGELLTSPKGSPKLGQDNEKIIKEFITHSTIANV; translated from the coding sequence ATGCGACCGCTTGAAGATTATTTAGTTATCGATTTCAGTCAGTTCCTTTCGGGGCCTTCTGCGAGTTTGCGTTTGGCTGATATGGGTGCGCGTGTAATCAAAATTGAGCGTTTAGGGGTAGGCGATATTTGTCGCACCCTTTACACTTCAAATCTGATTATGAATGGCGAATCGTCGGTTTTTCATGCCATTAACCGGAATAAGGAAAGTTTTGAAGTTGATTTAAAAAGCGTAGAAGATTGCGAAATGGTACGCGAGCTGCTTAAAAAAGCAGATGTGATGATCCACAACTTCCGGCCGGGCGTAATGGAACGTTTAGGTTTCGATTACCCATCCGTTAGTGCTTTAAATCCAGCCATTGTTTACGGCGAAATTTCGGGCTATGGAACTGATAGCGAATGGAAAAATAAACCCGGACAGGATTTGTTATTGCAATCTGTTACCGGATTAACCTCCCTTACCGGCAATGCAGATAGCGGTCCGGTTGCCATGGGCTTATCCATTGTAGATATGCTGGCAGGTGCACATCTGGCCCAGGGAATATTGGCCTGTTTATACCGCAAGGCCATCAAAAATGAAGGTGGTTTTGTGCAGGTTAGCATGATGGAATCGGCTTACGATTTTCAGTTTGAAACCATTACAACCTTTATGAACGATGGCGGCGCTTTGCCCGAAAGATCGAAGCAGAACAATGCAAATGCCTATTTGGGTGCCCCTTATGGCATTTACCAAACCGAAAATGGCTACCTGGCGTTGGCCATGGGCTCTATTCCTCAGTTGGGGAATTTACTGGGCTGCGAAAAGCTCGAAGATTATGTTGAAGTGAGCGAAGCTTTCGATAAACGCGATGAAATTAAAGCCATATTAGCCAGTCATTTGCTCAGCCAAACCACCGAAAAATGGCTTTCAAAATTAGAACCAGCCGATATCTGGTGTTCGGATGTATTAAACTGGAACGCTTTAATGCAACATGATGGTTTCAAAGTATTAAATATGATACAGGAAGTTCAAATGTTGGATGGCTATAAATATGAAACCACCAGATGCCCAATCCGTATTGATGGAGAATTATTAACTTCACCAAAAGGTTCGCCAAAACTGGGTCAGGACAACGAGAAAATCATCAAAGAATTTATTACACACAGTACCATTGCCAATGTCTAA
- the fucP gene encoding L-fucose:H+ symporter permease, translated as MNHNTPAEIVTEHDPSSGKKYILPFILVVSLFFLWGMAHNLDSILIPHLKKACNLNNRQSTLIDTSVFFAYFLMAIPAGIVLKKWGYKATMISGLLAFAFGAFLFVPAANNLSYITFLIALFIIGCGLTLLETSANPYAAVLGDPAKATSRLNLAASFNGLAAMVAPMIGGLFILSGKSHTKDQLAAMTETSRNSYFLEEAASVKTPYISLGIILLVIAVIFYFIHLPEIKTKSIDGEAKGSFFGALRHKHLKWAVVAQFFYVGAQVCVTSFFIRMAQQGGGFDEKTAASYLAIYGLLFTVGRFAGTAILQFVSSSKLLVIYAVISIILCLVAILGQGSYVVYALGGLGFFMSIMFPTIFALGIDGIGDDTKPGSSWLIMSIVGGAILPFGMGSLIDLYGDNIQIGYSIPLICFIVVLYFGLSGYKIAHKS; from the coding sequence ATGAACCACAATACACCAGCTGAAATTGTAACTGAGCACGATCCCTCATCGGGGAAGAAGTACATATTACCATTTATACTTGTAGTTAGCCTATTTTTCCTTTGGGGAATGGCACATAACCTCGATTCTATCCTCATTCCACACCTTAAGAAAGCTTGTAATTTAAATAACCGCCAATCCACCTTAATTGATACTTCGGTTTTCTTTGCCTATTTCTTAATGGCCATTCCAGCAGGTATTGTTTTAAAGAAATGGGGCTACAAAGCGACAATGATTTCAGGTTTACTGGCCTTTGCATTTGGCGCATTTTTATTTGTTCCAGCGGCTAATAACCTTTCGTATATTACCTTTCTCATTGCACTTTTTATTATTGGTTGTGGTTTAACCCTGCTCGAAACCTCGGCAAATCCTTATGCTGCAGTATTGGGCGATCCGGCAAAAGCCACCAGCAGGTTAAACTTAGCCGCATCTTTTAACGGTTTAGCGGCCATGGTAGCACCAATGATTGGTGGTTTGTTTATCCTTTCCGGAAAATCGCATACCAAAGATCAACTTGCAGCAATGACTGAAACCAGCCGCAACAGTTATTTCCTTGAAGAAGCTGCTTCAGTTAAAACACCATACATCTCTCTGGGAATTATTTTACTGGTTATTGCAGTTATATTTTATTTCATCCACCTTCCCGAAATCAAAACCAAAAGTATTGATGGCGAAGCCAAAGGCAGTTTCTTTGGAGCATTACGTCACAAACACCTCAAGTGGGCAGTTGTAGCACAGTTCTTTTATGTGGGCGCACAGGTTTGCGTAACCAGTTTTTTCATCAGAATGGCGCAACAAGGTGGTGGTTTCGACGAGAAAACAGCTGCCTCTTACTTAGCCATATACGGACTCTTATTTACTGTGGGGCGCTTTGCAGGTACTGCGATCCTTCAGTTTGTATCTTCAAGTAAACTTCTGGTCATTTATGCAGTTATTTCGATAATCTTGTGCCTGGTAGCTATTTTAGGACAGGGTTCTTACGTCGTTTATGCTTTAGGCGGACTCGGATTCTTCATGTCGATTATGTTCCCGACTATTTTTGCACTGGGTATCGATGGCATTGGCGATGATACCAAACCGGGTTCATCGTGGCTCATTATGTCGATTGTTGGTGGGGCCATTTTGCCATTTGGTATGGGGAGCCTGATTGATTTGTATGGCGATAACATTCAGATTGGCTATAGCATACCACTAATTTGCTTTATAGTGGTGCTTTACTTCGGTTTAAGCGGCTATAAAATTGCACACAAATCTTAA
- a CDS encoding Gfo/Idh/MocA family protein: MSIDIQYKPTLPETKQPIIIIGAGGIVADAHLPAYKIAGFEVYGIVNRTKERAQKLADAFGIPHVFDTLAEAVAAAPKNTVFDVTIMPEQYIETLKQLPDGAAVLIQKPMGDDFNQAKEILALCHAKKLKAAINFQLRFAPFVSAARYLINKGLIGELYDMEVRVTVKTPWEIFPHVIIHPRLEIQYHSIHYVDLIRSFLGNPKSVLAKTLKHPAKSLSSSRSTILFDYGDTMHAVINTNHDHDFGPNHQESYIKWEGTKGAIVAKIGLLMDYPHGVPDVFEYCLVEAGKTPLWQTVKLEGSWFPEAFIGTMANLMRYNEGSTDVLHTSVEDVIDTMAVVESAYQSSDTGGVKVKQQFN, translated from the coding sequence ATGAGTATCGATATCCAATATAAACCAACTTTACCCGAAACCAAACAGCCGATTATCATTATTGGTGCTGGTGGAATTGTGGCTGATGCCCATCTGCCTGCATATAAAATCGCTGGTTTCGAAGTTTATGGCATTGTAAACCGTACAAAAGAAAGAGCACAGAAACTGGCCGATGCTTTCGGCATTCCGCATGTTTTTGATACCCTTGCCGAGGCAGTTGCCGCAGCACCAAAAAATACGGTATTCGATGTTACCATCATGCCCGAGCAGTATATCGAAACGTTAAAGCAACTGCCCGATGGTGCAGCGGTTTTAATACAGAAACCAATGGGCGATGATTTTAACCAGGCCAAAGAAATTTTAGCTTTATGCCATGCAAAAAAACTCAAAGCCGCCATTAACTTTCAATTGCGTTTTGCGCCTTTTGTAAGTGCTGCAAGATACTTGATAAATAAAGGTTTAATTGGAGAACTGTATGACATGGAAGTGCGTGTTACCGTTAAAACCCCCTGGGAAATTTTCCCGCATGTAATTATTCACCCGCGTTTGGAAATTCAGTACCACAGTATCCATTATGTTGATTTAATCCGTTCATTTTTAGGCAATCCTAAAAGTGTGCTGGCTAAAACCTTAAAACACCCGGCTAAAAGTTTGTCTTCTTCGCGTTCTACCATTTTATTCGATTATGGAGATACCATGCATGCGGTAATTAACACTAACCACGACCATGATTTTGGTCCAAACCACCAGGAAAGCTACATCAAATGGGAGGGAACCAAAGGAGCCATTGTAGCTAAAATCGGCTTATTGATGGATTATCCGCATGGTGTGCCTGATGTTTTTGAATATTGCCTAGTAGAAGCAGGTAAAACACCGCTATGGCAAACCGTAAAACTGGAGGGTTCCTGGTTTCCAGAAGCCTTTATCGGTACCATGGCCAATTTAATGCGCTACAATGAAGGCTCAACCGATGTTCTACATACCAGTGTTGAAGATGTTATCGATACCATGGCGGTTGTGGAGAGTGCCTATCAATCGAGCGATACGGGTGGGGTGAAGGTTAAACAACAATTTAATTAA
- a CDS encoding extracellular solute-binding protein produces MSNQADTFKIAVRKFGPFESAMQKFWDSYCAVSGCTLQLELVIMDLHELYESTITRKGLANGLFDIAHINTDWVYEGYLSQAFEILNPYINTNKPVSFPNGWSKSLLSLQRFGWEVVGLPFHDGPECFIYRKDLFENETEQANYLKQYGKVLEVPQTWEDFHQVAQFFNRPADNLYGSIFACYPDGHNTVFDFCLQLWTRGGSLVDKAGNISINCQPAVDGLDFYRKIVNDKTAVHPQSKDFESVAAGVAFAKGEAAMMINWFGFAGMCEVDANSKVKGKVGVDLLPAAAGKASASLNVYWLYTIAKGSKNKDVAYDFLKFATNAKQDKLLTLEGASAAAFRHGKIRR; encoded by the coding sequence ATGTCTAACCAAGCTGATACCTTCAAAATTGCCGTACGTAAATTTGGTCCTTTCGAATCTGCTATGCAGAAATTCTGGGACAGCTATTGTGCAGTTTCCGGTTGCACACTTCAACTGGAATTGGTGATTATGGATTTACACGAACTTTACGAGAGCACCATTACACGTAAAGGTTTGGCAAATGGTTTATTCGATATTGCCCACATCAATACCGATTGGGTGTATGAAGGTTACCTGAGTCAGGCATTTGAGATTTTAAACCCTTATATTAACACCAATAAACCGGTAAGCTTTCCCAACGGCTGGAGTAAATCGTTATTGAGCTTACAGCGTTTTGGCTGGGAAGTAGTGGGATTGCCCTTTCACGATGGCCCGGAATGTTTCATTTACCGCAAAGATTTATTTGAAAACGAAACTGAGCAGGCAAATTATCTAAAACAATATGGAAAGGTGCTCGAAGTACCCCAAACCTGGGAAGATTTTCATCAGGTAGCTCAGTTTTTCAACCGCCCGGCCGATAATCTGTATGGTAGCATCTTTGCCTGTTATCCCGACGGTCACAATACGGTTTTCGATTTTTGCCTCCAACTGTGGACCAGGGGAGGCAGCCTGGTAGATAAAGCCGGAAACATCAGCATTAATTGCCAGCCCGCTGTTGATGGCCTTGATTTTTACCGGAAAATAGTGAACGATAAAACCGCTGTTCATCCTCAATCAAAAGATTTTGAATCGGTTGCCGCCGGAGTAGCTTTTGCCAAGGGCGAAGCCGCCATGATGATCAACTGGTTTGGCTTTGCCGGAATGTGCGAAGTAGATGCAAATTCGAAGGTAAAAGGGAAAGTTGGGGTAGATTTACTACCTGCAGCTGCCGGTAAGGCATCGGCGTCCTTAAATGTATATTGGCTTTATACAATCGCCAAAGGCAGTAAAAACAAGGATGTAGCTTACGATTTTCTGAAATTTGCCACTAATGCAAAACAAGATAAACTGCTGACGCTGGAAGGGGCATCGGCTGCCGCCTTTCGACATGGAAAGATCCGGAGGTGA
- a CDS encoding MaoC/PaaZ C-terminal domain-containing protein encodes MYFKSTFFEDYQLQDKRVTLGRTITETDFVVHAGHTGDFFPHHMDAEWCATQPFKQRIAHGTMIFSIGIGLTASEINPEAMSKGYDKLRFIKPVFIGDTIHSTVTISEKGIAKDLNMAP; translated from the coding sequence ATGTATTTCAAATCAACATTTTTTGAAGACTACCAATTACAGGATAAACGTGTAACCTTAGGCCGCACCATAACCGAAACAGATTTTGTTGTTCACGCGGGACATACCGGCGATTTTTTTCCACACCACATGGATGCCGAGTGGTGTGCTACCCAACCGTTTAAACAGCGTATTGCACACGGCACCATGATTTTCAGCATTGGTATCGGTCTTACCGCTTCAGAGATTAATCCCGAAGCCATGTCGAAGGGTTACGATAAGCTTCGCTTTATAAAACCTGTTTTCATTGGCGATACCATCCACTCAACAGTAACCATTTCTGAAAAAGGGATAGCAAAAGACCTGAATATGGCACCGTAA